In Mycobacterium branderi, the DNA window TGACCCAGTCTGCTCTTTGCATCGCCCTATCCCGTCTGTAGGTCTGCGTTACCTCGCCGCCCCTGGCGTGGACGGGCCTGTGGGCCGGGATGGCACCCAACATCTGACACTATCTACTGTCAGATTGCTATATTGTGTCCGCTATGACAACGAACTGGCCAGCAGGACAAGCAGCTTTCGTTACCGGAGCGGCGTCAGGAATCGGACTCGGCATCGCGCGTGCGCTCGTCGCCGCAGGCGCGAAGGTGGCACTCGCCGACATCGACGGCGCACGGCTCGCCGACGTCGCCAAAGAATTGACGGATGCCGGCGGCACCGTGCTGGGCGTGCAACTCGACGTCAGTGACGCCGACCAGTGGTCGGCTGCGGCCGATCAGGCCGAGAAAGCACTCGGGCCAATCTCGATACTTTGCAACAACGCCGGCGTGAACGGAGGCGGACTCATCGATGAGACACCACTGGAGGTTTGGCGCTGGGTCTTCAAGATCAACACCGAGGCGCAGTTCATCGGCGTCTCGACCTTCCTTCCGCGCTTTAAAAGCCGCGGTGGTCGTGCCCACATCGTGAACACCGCTTCGATGGCAGGCATTGTGCCGATGACCCGCGTCGGCGCCTACTCCTCGTCGAAGTTCGCCGGCGTCGGGTTTTCGATGGTGCTCCGCGATGAGCTTCTCGGCACCGATGTCGGAGTCTCTGTGCTGTGCCCCGGAACGGTGGCCACTCGAATCAACGTGACCGCCGGAGAGGCGGAGGCCAAGCTCCTCGGCCAAGAGATAAACAGAGCCGCATTGGAGGGCAACGGCGCACTGCTGGGCCAGGGGGCGGATCCCGACCGTGTTGGCGAGCAGGTGGTCGAAGCCATGCAGCAACGGCAATTCCTGATCATCACCCATCGCGACTGGGAACCGCTCGTCGCCCGCGTGCACGGCGAGATCCGGCGCGCATACAGCGAGTTCGATGACCGCCACGGCCCGGACTACACCGCGCAGATCCTGACCCAAGGTACGAGCCCGGTGACGACGTAGCGGCAGCCCTGCTGCGGCGCACTACATGACTCCACTCACCCCGAAAACAAACTCGAGGTGTAAACCATGTCTCGGGACACCTGTCAACGATGTCCCGAGACATGACACTAGTAGCGGGGACAGGATTCGAACCTGCGACCTCTGGGTTATGAGCCCAGCGAGCTACCGAGCTGCTCCACCCCGCGACGGGTAAATGCAAGGTTACCGAACACTGGCGGCGGCCACCAAATCGCGGGTCAAGATGCCGCGAGCGTGCGCAAACCCGGCGATTTGGCCGGCGTGTCGCCCGGGGCCGCGCACACTCGCGGGGAAGGCAACCGCCCGCTTACTTGGCGTTGTTGAACTTGGTGATCGCGTCGTCGACCCGCTGGAGCGCAGCGCCGTACGCGGCGAAGTCGCCCTTCTTCTGGGCATCGCGCGCCGCGGCGATGGCCGCCTGGATCTCCTTCATCGCTGCCGCCTTGGCCGGCGACAACGCCCCGTTCGGCGACGGCGGAACCGCCGCGGCCGGCGGCGCGGGTGATGCCGGCACTGAGTCGGCGGCCGGCGGCGGCGTTCCCGCCGGCGGGCTGGCCGGCGCACCGGCATCGGTCGGCGCGATCTCCGTCGCGGTAGCACCCGCACCGGGCCCGAACAGACCCGTCAACGCATCACTGACGGTGGGCCCATAGCCGATCTTGTCGTTGTACATCATCGCGACCCGGATCAGCCGCGGGTACGACGACGCCGCATCACTGGAACCCGGTGAGGCATACACCGGTTCGACGTAGAGCAGCCCGCCCTGCGCCACCGGCAGCGTCAGCAGATTGCCCCAGCGGATGCGGTTCTGGTTGTCCCGGCCGATCACACCGAGGTCCTGGGACACCGCGGTATCGGTGGTGATCGCATTGTTGGCCAGTTTGGGCCCGTTGACCTGACCCGGGATGGTCAGCACCGTGATCTTGCCGTACGTCGCGGGATCCGAGCTGGCGCTGATGTAGGCGGCCAAATAGTCACGCTTGAACCTGTTCATCGCGCTGGTCAGCTGATACGACGCCGAATTGTCGCCTTTGGCAAGGTTTTTCGCGACGATGTAGTAGGGCGGCTGGTAGCTGCTGGCGGTCGGGTTGGGGTCCAGCGGCACATCCCAGAAATCCGACGTCGAGAAGAACGTCACCGGGTCGTTGACGTGGTATTTGGCCAGCAGCATCCGCTGCACCTTGAACAGGTCCTCCGGATAGCGCAGATGCTCGGCCAGCTCGGGAGTGATGTCGCTCTTGGGTTTGACCGTGCCCGGGAACACCTTCATCCACGCCTTGAGCACCGGGTCGGCCTCGTCCTGGGCATAGAGCGTGACGGTTCCGTCGTAGGCGTCGACGGTGGCCTTCACCGAGTTGCGGATGTAGGAGACCTGCTTGTCGGGCGCGAGCCGGTTGAACGCCACCTCGTTGGAGTCGGCGGTGGCCGACGACAACGACGTCAGCTCGGAATACGGGTAGTTGTCCAGCGTGGTGTAGCCGTCGATGATCCACACCAGCCGCTTGTTGACGATCGCCGGGTACACCGCGCTGTCGGTG includes these proteins:
- a CDS encoding SDR family NAD(P)-dependent oxidoreductase — translated: MTTNWPAGQAAFVTGAASGIGLGIARALVAAGAKVALADIDGARLADVAKELTDAGGTVLGVQLDVSDADQWSAAADQAEKALGPISILCNNAGVNGGGLIDETPLEVWRWVFKINTEAQFIGVSTFLPRFKSRGGRAHIVNTASMAGIVPMTRVGAYSSSKFAGVGFSMVLRDELLGTDVGVSVLCPGTVATRINVTAGEAEAKLLGQEINRAALEGNGALLGQGADPDRVGEQVVEAMQQRQFLIITHRDWEPLVARVHGEIRRAYSEFDDRHGPDYTAQILTQGTSPVTT